The genomic region GGGGCCGCCGCGATAATCGTCCAGGGCCAGCTTGATCCGTCGCAGGCGTTCCTGATTGTCGTCGGGCATGGCCAAGGCCAGCTCGGTAGCGAGCACGTCGATGGCCAACAGCATTCCGTAGCGCGCCGCCGTTGGCTTGTAGATAAAACTGGTTTCCGCCGGTTGCAGCGGCAGCAGCACATCGGCCAACTGCGCCAGCGGAGAATCCGGCAAGGTGATCGCGATGATTTTTGCGCCGTAGTTACGCGCCAGCGCCACCACTCCCAACACTTCCGGGGTGATACCGGTCAGCGAGCAGACGATCAGCGCATGCTCCTGGCCCAGGGTGGCGGCGGTCACGCGCATCATCACCGGGTCGTGGCAGGCGGCAATCGAGTAGCCCAGGCGCACCAGGCGCACTTGCAACTCATCGCTGCACAGGCTCGATGGCCCGCCCATGCCGAACGCGTGGATCATCCGCGCTTTGCCCAGCAGGCTCACGGCGTCGATAAAACTGCGCTGGTTGAAACCGGACAAATGCCGGCGCAACGTCGATTCGATATCGCTGAGAATCTGCCGGTGAAAGGCCGACTGCTCAGGCAGGCCCGCCGGGTCGAGAAAGCGGCTGCCGACACCGCTGGCCTGGGCCAGTTGCAGGCGCAGGTCACGCAGGTCGCGGCAACCGACGCTGCGGGCAAAACGCGACAAGGTGGCGGTGCTGACCTCGGCCCGTTGGGACAACGCTTCCAGGCTGGCGGACGCTGCAAAGCCGACATCATCGAGCATCAGCTTGGCGATACGCCCTTCGCCGGCGCTGAAGGAATCCTGGCGGGCGCGGATCTGGTAGAGGATGTCCATCGGTTGGGCTCCGGGTTACAAGATGCAGGACAAACCATAAGTCAGACCGAAGGCGACCACCGAAATCAGGGTCTCCAGCACGGTCCAGGTCTTGAAGGTCTGGATCACCGTCATATTGAAGTATTCCTTGATCAGCCAGAAGCCGCCGTCGTTCACGTGGGAAAAGATCACCGAACCCGCACCGGTGGCCAACACCAGCAATTCCGGGTGGGGATAACCCAGGCCCATGGCAACCGGCGCTACCACGCCCGAGGCAGTGGTCATGGCTACCGTGGCCGAGCCCGTGGCGATACGCATCAACGCGGCGAACAGCCAACCCATTACCAAGGGCGACAGGTTGAAGGCATGGGCCAGGCCGAGGATTTCATTGGTGACACCAGCGTCTACCAGAATCCGGTTCAAACCACCGCCCGCGCCCACCAGCAAGGTGATGCTGGCCGTTGGTGCCAGGCATTCGTTGGTGAACTTGAGGATCGATTCGCGGTTGAAACCCTGGGCCAGGCCCAGCGTCCAGAAACTCACCAGGGTCGCCACCAGCAGCGCGATGACCGAGTTGCCGATAAACAACAGGAACTGGTTGAACGCGGTGCCCGGTGTGGAAATCAGGTTAGCCCAACCGCCGATCATCATCAGCACCACCGGCAACAGGATGGTGCCCATGGTCAGGGCGAAACTCGGCAAACGGGTACGCGGTTCGCGGTCGATGAACTGGCGTTCCAGCGGGTTTTCCGCTGGCAGGTGAATGTGCGGCACGATGAACTTGGCGTACAGCGGACCGGCAATGATCGCGGTCGGAATACCGATCAAAATCGCGTACAACACCGTTTGCCCGACAGACGCGTTATAGGCCAACACCGCCATCATCGCTGCCGGATGCGGCGGCACCAGCGCATGCACCACCGACAAGCCGGCCACCATCGGCAGTCCGACCATCAGGATCGATACGCCTACCCGCCGCGCCACCGTAAACGCGATCGGCACCAGCAACACAAAACCGACCTCGAAAAACAGCGGAAGCCCCACCAGGAACGCAATACACACCATTGCCCAGTGCGCATTCCGCTCGCCAAACCGGTTGATCAGCGTGCGCGCCACCTGCTCGGCGCCGCCGGACTCGGCCATCATCTTGCCGAGCATGGTGCCCAGCGCGACCACCAGCGCAATATGCCCCAGCGTCTTGCCGACACCCGCCTCGTAGGAGCCCATGATCGTATCCGCCGGCATCCCGGCCAACAGCGCCAGGCCGATAGACACCAGGGTGATGACGATAAACGGGTTGAGCCGGTAACGCGCGATCAATACGATCAATGCAATGATGGCGATGGCGGCGTAGATCAACAGCCAATACCCCGGTGATGCGGCCATGCGGTACTCCTCGGAAAGGGTCACGTCGAATAGGTTGTGAAAGTCATAAATCATTACCGAGGTGGATTTTCAATTTTTATGAAAGTAATTTTCGCCCACAGACAAGCCATGTCGCACAGGGATATGCCCGGGGTCAGCGGATGAAAATCCGGGGGGCGTTCTTACATGAAGATTGGCGGGGCTGGAAACTCAACTGCGCAGGCCTAGTCTTAGACTGCACACCGACTCATGACCAGGAAAACCCAGAATGAATCGTAAACACCTGCTTGTTCCTTTCGCCGCCGGCGCGCTGCTGCTGGCCTTGGGCGGCACGGCTTCGGCCGATGAGAACGCGGCGCTGAAAAAATGCATGGACGGCGCCAACACCACCGCCGACATGGTCGATTGCAACGCCAAGGAAACCAAGGTGCAGGACGCACGCCTGAACACCGCCTACAAAGCCGCCATGACGGCGATGGAAGGCAACCGCAAGCAGCAGCTGCAAGACGTACAGCGCCAGTGGCTCAAGTTTCGCGATGCGAACTGCGGCTTCATCGGCTCGGCAACCGGCGGCACCATTGATCAGGTCAACGGCTCCGGCTGCGTGCTGGACATGACCCAGACCCGCGCCCAGGAACTGGAAAACCTGGTCGGCCCATGATCACTCCCACGCTCTGCGTGGGAATGCATCCTGTGACGCCCCGCGTCACGACTTTAAGAGCGGACGCGGAGCGTCCAAAGCGGCGTTCCCACGCAGAGCATGGGAACGATCATTGCGCTTCAACAACTGTCAGTCGTGCTGCACCCGGGCGCGCTTGAGCAGTTTGCGGCAGCGCTCGGACAGGTGCAGCACCCGCAAATGCTTGCCGGCCTTGGTGTAGCGCTCGCGCAGGGTCATCAACGCGGCAATCGCTGAATAGTCGACGAAGCTCAAGTGACGGCAATCCAGCGTTACCTGGGCCGGGTCGTTGGCCGGATCGAACCGGTTCAGGAACGGCGTGGTCGAGGCAAAAAACAGCGTGCCGTGCACCCGATAGAGCTTGCTGCCATCCGCTTCCATATGCTCATCCGCGTACAGCTCACGCGCTTGCAGCCAGGCAAAGTTCAGCGCCGCAATCACAATCCCGCACAGCACCGCCGTCGCCAGGTCGGTGAACACGGTAATCACCGTCACCGCCATGATCACCAGCACGTCGTTGAGTGGCACCTTGTTGATCACCCGCAGGGACGCCCAGGCAAACGTCTGCTGGGACACCACGAACATCACCCCTACCAGCGCCGCCAGCGGAATGCGCTCGATCAGCGGTGACAGAAACAGAATGAACAACAGGATCATCACCCCGGCAAACACCCCGGAGAAGCGCCCACGCCCGCCGGAACTGAGGTTGATCACGGTTTGCCCGATCATCGCACAGCCGCCCATGCCGCCGAACAGGCCAGAGACCATATTGGCCGCGCCCAGGGCCACGCTTTCGCGGTCGGGGTAACCACGGGTTTCGGTGATTTCGTCGGTGAGGTTGAGGGTCAGCAGGGTTTCCAGCAGCCCGACCATGGCCATCAGGATCGCGTAGGGCGCGATGATGTGCAGGGTTTCGAGGGTCCAGGGAATCTGTGGCAACGCGAAGGTCGGCAGGCCACCGGCAATGTGGGCCATGTCGCCCAGGGTGCGGGTCGGCAGGCCGAGCAGGTACACCGCCAGGCCCACACCGAGGATCGCCACCAGGGCCGGTGGCACCGCGCGGGTCAGGCGCGGCAGCAGGTAGACAATGGTCATGGTTGCCGCGACCAGCCCGGTCATCACGTACAACGGCGTGCCGCTGAGCCAGGTGTCACCGCTCTTGAAATGCTCCAACTGCGCCAGGGCAATGATGATCGCCAGTCCGTTGACGAACCCGAGCATCACCGGGTGCGGCACCATGCGCACCAGCTTGCCCAGGCGCAACAGGCCGAAAGCGACCATGATCAAGCCGCCCAGCAACACCGTGGCCACCAGGTACTGCACGCCGTGCTGCACCACCAGTGCAACGATCACCACGGCCATCGAACCGGCGGCACCGGAGACCATACCGGGCCGGCCGCCGAACAGCGCGGTGAGGGTGCAGATGATGAACGCGCCATAGAGGCCCATCAGCGGGTTGAGGTGAGCCACCAGGGCAAAGGCGATGCATTCGGGCAGCAAGGCGAAAGACGTGGTGAGTCCGGCCAGGGCATCGGCGCGCAGACGGGTGAGGTTCATTGAAGTACCGGGGAGTTGCGGGGATAAGGCGGGGGATGGTACGGAATTGGGCGGGGTGGGGCTAGTGTTGGGTAAGACCGTTGGACCGAGTCGCCCCTTTCGCGAGCAAGCCCGCTCCCACACTTAATCGAGTTCCAACTTTGGAACTCGGTCAAATGTGGGAGCGGGCTTGCTCGCGAAGGGCTCGCCTCGGTCTCAAGCGAACATCAAACCATCTCGTTGCGAATCCACTCGACTACAGAAGTCCGCTTCGGCGCCCACCCCAGCAATTCCCGCGCATGCTTGCCGCGCACACGGCTGTTGGAGCCCAGGCCATAGTTGGCCATTTCATAACCCCACTCGGCCTCGGCGTCGGCCAATGGCCAATCCTGCGGTTTACCCAGCTTCAACGCTTCGGCAATCGCGGTGGTCATGTCGACAAACGCCGCTTCGCCACTTTCCACAAAGTAGAACGTGCCCGGCACATTCTTCTCCAGCGCCAGCAGGTACAGCGCGACCACGTCTTCAATGTGCACGTTGGACCAGATGTTCTGCCCGGTGCCCACATGCCGCACTACACCGCTTTTGCGCGCCTGTTTGAGCAAGCGCGGCAACTGCACGCTGTCGCGCTTAACGCCCAGGCTGTGGCCGTAGATCAGGGTGTTGCAGATCACCGCCGAGTTCACGCCGTCTTGGGCGGCAGCGAGAATCAGGTTGTCGATGGCCACGCGAGCGGCCTTGTCGACAGTCGGCTCCGGCAAGTTGTCTTCGTAGTAGATGACATCGCTGGACTTACCGCCCGACGCATCGCCGACGATGCTCGAACCGCTGGTGTGCAGGAAGGTTTTGTTGGAGCCGCGCAGTGCGGCCAGCAACGTTTCCACGGCACCGCGATGGTCGCTGCTGGCGGCGTTGATGACGGCGTCTGCTCTCTTCGCTTGCTCGGTCAACAGCGCACTGTCATCCAGCGTGCCGATCACCGGCGTGATGCCCAGTGCAGTCATTTCTTCGGCTTGTTCGGCGCTGCGCACCAGGCCGGTGACGTTATGGCCGGCCTTGACCAGGCCAGTGGCGATGGAGCCGCCGATAAAACCGGCAGCGCCGGTAATGAATACGTTCATGGAGGTGTCTCCCTGCGTGAGTAATTGATGGCGTCAGTATTGCGGACCTATCCATGCGGAATAAGTCCGTATTGCCCAATTCAATCTTGCGCAGGGGTCACGAATCAGCTGGCGTAACTGGCCAGCTTGCCCTGGATAAAGTCCAGGAAACACTGGATGCGCAAGGCCAATTGCGAGTTGCGGTAGTACACGGCGTTGATCGGCTGGCGATAGCCGCTGTTGAACTCGGCCAGCACCGGTATCAGGCGTCCGGTCTTGATGTCCTGGGCGGTCATGAAGTCCGACAGACAGGTGATGCCCTGCCCTTCCAGTGCCAGCTGGCGCAAGGTTTCGCCGCTGGAGGCGGCAACGCCCGGCTGGATCTGCCAGCGATCCCCGTGCACATGGCGCAGTGGCCAATGGTTCAGGGTTTCGGTCTGGGTGAAACCGAGCAAAGTGTGTTCGGCCAGTTCGGCAACGGTGGCGGGCGTACCGTGCTGTTTCAGGTAAGCCGGGCTGGCGAGGATATGCAGCGGGCTGCAACCCAGTGAGCGGGCGTGAAGGGTCGAGTCGGCCAGGGCACCGATGCGGATCGCGATGTCGGTGCTCTGCTCCAGCAGGTCGATGATCAGGTCGTTACTGTTCAGTTCCAGCTGGATATCCGGGTACAGGCCACGAAACTCGGCGACGTACGGCACGATCGCATGCAACATGAACGGCGACGCCGCGTTGATCCGCAGGCGCCCCGACGGTGTTTGCTGGCGCGACGACAGGCGCTCCTCCAGGTCGTCCATTTGCTCGAGGATCACTTTGGCCCGCTCGAAGAAATACTTGCCCTCTTCGGTCAGGTCCATGCGCCGGGTGGTGCGGTTGATCAGGGTGGTGTCGAGCTTGGCTTCCAGG from Pseudomonas yamanorum harbors:
- a CDS encoding MurR/RpiR family transcriptional regulator yields the protein MDILYQIRARQDSFSAGEGRIAKLMLDDVGFAASASLEALSQRAEVSTATLSRFARSVGCRDLRDLRLQLAQASGVGSRFLDPAGLPEQSAFHRQILSDIESTLRRHLSGFNQRSFIDAVSLLGKARMIHAFGMGGPSSLCSDELQVRLVRLGYSIAACHDPVMMRVTAATLGQEHALIVCSLTGITPEVLGVVALARNYGAKIIAITLPDSPLAQLADVLLPLQPAETSFIYKPTAARYGMLLAIDVLATELALAMPDDNQERLRRIKLALDDYRGGPDSLPLGD
- a CDS encoding GntT/GntP/DsdX family permease — protein: MIYDFHNLFDVTLSEEYRMAASPGYWLLIYAAIAIIALIVLIARYRLNPFIVITLVSIGLALLAGMPADTIMGSYEAGVGKTLGHIALVVALGTMLGKMMAESGGAEQVARTLINRFGERNAHWAMVCIAFLVGLPLFFEVGFVLLVPIAFTVARRVGVSILMVGLPMVAGLSVVHALVPPHPAAMMAVLAYNASVGQTVLYAILIGIPTAIIAGPLYAKFIVPHIHLPAENPLERQFIDREPRTRLPSFALTMGTILLPVVLMMIGGWANLISTPGTAFNQFLLFIGNSVIALLVATLVSFWTLGLAQGFNRESILKFTNECLAPTASITLLVGAGGGLNRILVDAGVTNEILGLAHAFNLSPLVMGWLFAALMRIATGSATVAMTTASGVVAPVAMGLGYPHPELLVLATGAGSVIFSHVNDGGFWLIKEYFNMTVIQTFKTWTVLETLISVVAFGLTYGLSCIL
- a CDS encoding lysozyme inhibitor LprI family protein, whose product is MNRKHLLVPFAAGALLLALGGTASADENAALKKCMDGANTTADMVDCNAKETKVQDARLNTAYKAAMTAMEGNRKQQLQDVQRQWLKFRDANCGFIGSATGGTIDQVNGSGCVLDMTQTRAQELENLVGP
- a CDS encoding SulP family inorganic anion transporter; the encoded protein is MNLTRLRADALAGLTTSFALLPECIAFALVAHLNPLMGLYGAFIICTLTALFGGRPGMVSGAAGSMAVVIVALVVQHGVQYLVATVLLGGLIMVAFGLLRLGKLVRMVPHPVMLGFVNGLAIIIALAQLEHFKSGDTWLSGTPLYVMTGLVAATMTIVYLLPRLTRAVPPALVAILGVGLAVYLLGLPTRTLGDMAHIAGGLPTFALPQIPWTLETLHIIAPYAILMAMVGLLETLLTLNLTDEITETRGYPDRESVALGAANMVSGLFGGMGGCAMIGQTVINLSSGGRGRFSGVFAGVMILLFILFLSPLIERIPLAALVGVMFVVSQQTFAWASLRVINKVPLNDVLVIMAVTVITVFTDLATAVLCGIVIAALNFAWLQARELYADEHMEADGSKLYRVHGTLFFASTTPFLNRFDPANDPAQVTLDCRHLSFVDYSAIAALMTLRERYTKAGKHLRVLHLSERCRKLLKRARVQHD
- a CDS encoding NAD-dependent epimerase/dehydratase family protein, which encodes MNVFITGAAGFIGGSIATGLVKAGHNVTGLVRSAEQAEEMTALGITPVIGTLDDSALLTEQAKRADAVINAASSDHRGAVETLLAALRGSNKTFLHTSGSSIVGDASGGKSSDVIYYEDNLPEPTVDKAARVAIDNLILAAAQDGVNSAVICNTLIYGHSLGVKRDSVQLPRLLKQARKSGVVRHVGTGQNIWSNVHIEDVVALYLLALEKNVPGTFYFVESGEAAFVDMTTAIAEALKLGKPQDWPLADAEAEWGYEMANYGLGSNSRVRGKHARELLGWAPKRTSVVEWIRNEMV
- a CDS encoding LysR family transcriptional regulator, with the protein product MKARSDELQIFVCVIECGSISAAAEQVGQTPSAVSRTLSRLEAKLDTTLINRTTRRMDLTEEGKYFFERAKVILEQMDDLEERLSSRQQTPSGRLRINAASPFMLHAIVPYVAEFRGLYPDIQLELNSNDLIIDLLEQSTDIAIRIGALADSTLHARSLGCSPLHILASPAYLKQHGTPATVAELAEHTLLGFTQTETLNHWPLRHVHGDRWQIQPGVAASSGETLRQLALEGQGITCLSDFMTAQDIKTGRLIPVLAEFNSGYRQPINAVYYRNSQLALRIQCFLDFIQGKLASYAS